From the Solanum lycopersicum chromosome 10, SLM_r2.1 genome, one window contains:
- the LOC101261178 gene encoding uncharacterized protein has product MPESDEQPPPSTPSTASTSPVYIHPRREPFEHGLLPIPKLIFTDGAQTLTQIRDKLLSLSSGSTHRVNFEAIAEALQISHDHARLVIETIASVLHSDSDPSVTAKPSEIGSVGVNVFDLMMFLYIQSYKRLLPKGHKDSAAVADVWPSTSAFDGFLSALSPLQLVRSNSRRSMPSQADEEAHQLSYLQKHLGNILSLLAESGEGDGDESLVLSMEKLEHLGFLIYFGEKGSERIPLSQNAPFFANSDPEMPAVPVPAAQVHDWLIENIASALTRITERASAKENGPTSASDQDVPMADVSASSVKSSPGPRGPSSIEGISKSSYVRLPNDIKGSSVKVINCHESVIYILAPLKYATVYGCSDATIVLGAVGKAVRIEHCERVQVIAAAKRICIANCRECVFFLGVNQTPLLVGDNHKLQVAPYNTFYSLLEEHLKQVGIDPTINRWDAPVALGVIDPHDSLSHPAGVSEVQTESASPVDPDQFTNFLIPNWFEGQQSGSTKDNPFPLPEAYMASQQRNLKNLEETKSSLKDIDLDESRKREVAAALHVCFKDWLYASGNIRQLYCLQGE; this is encoded by the exons ATGCCGGAATCCGACGAACAACCACCGCCATCGACGCCGTCAACGGCGTCCACCTCACCTGTTTACATACATCCGCGAAGAGAACCTTTCGAACACGGACTTCTCCCTATCCCTAAACTTATCTTCACCGACGGAGCCCAAACTCTTACTCAAATTCGTGATAAACTCTTGTCCTTATCATCTGGATCGACACATCGAGTTAATTTTGAAGCAATTGCTGAAGCACTTCAGATCTCCCATGACCATGCTCGTCTCGTCATTGAGACAATCGCATCGGTTCTTCATTCCGATTCTGATCCCAGCGTCACTGCTAAGCCGTCAGAGATCGGTTCCGTTGGTGTAAACGTGTTTGATTTGATGATGTTTTTGTACATTCAGAGTTATAAAAGGTTGCTACCTAAAGGACATAAGGATTCTGCTGCAGTTGCTGATGTTTGGCCTTCTACTTCTGCATTCGATGGTTTCTTGTCGGCTCTTTCACCGTTGCAG CTTGTGCGCAGCAATAGTCGTCGGTCCATGCCATCACAGGCTGATGAAGAGGCTCATCAATTATCCTATTTACAGAAACACTTGGGAAACATTCTGTCTCTTTTGGCAGAGTCAGGGGAAGGAGATGGTGACGAATCACTG GTCTTGTCTATGGAGAAATTGGAGCATCTTGGCTTCCTAATCTATTTTGGTGAAAAGGGATCTGAGAGAATCCCATTGAGTCAGAATGCCCCATTTTTTGCCAATTCAGATCCAGAGATGCCTGCTGTTCCTGTTCCTGCAGCTCAAGTACATGACTGGCTTATAGAAAATATAGCCTCTGCTTTGACACGAATAACCGAGAGGGCTTCAGCAAAGGAAAATGGACCAACTAGTGCCTCTGATCAGGATGTGCCAATGGCTGATGTCTCTGCAAGTTCAGTTAAGAGTTCACCAGGTCCTAGAGGTCCAAGTTCCATTGAAGGAATTTCTAAATCATCATATGTAAGGCTGCCAAATGATATTAAAGGCTCCTCTGTAAAG GTTATCAATTGCCATGAATCGGTCATTTATATTTTAGCTCCTTTGAAATATGCTACAGTATATGGATGCTCTGATGCAACTATTGTCCTGGGAGCTGTAGGCAAG GCTGTCAGAATTGAGCACTGCGAGCGTGTACAAGTGATTGCAGCAGCAAAACGTATTTGTATTGCCAATTGTCGTGAATGCGTATTCTTCTTGGGAGTTAACCAAACACCACTTCTTGTTGGTGATAACCATAAATTGCAA GTGGCTCCGTACAATACTTTTTACTCGCTATTGGAGGAACACCTGAAGCAAGTTGGTATTGACCCAACCATCAACAGATGGGATGCACCTGTAGCACTTGGCGTCATTGACCCACACGATTCACTGTCACATCCTGCTGGTGTGTCTGAAGTTCAAACAGAGTCTGCTAGTCCCGTGGACCCTGATCAGTTCACTAACTTTTTG ATTCCAAACTGGTTTGAAGGGCAGCAATCTGGGTCCACAAAAGATAATCCATTCCCCTTACCGGAAGCTTATATGGCATCCCAGCAGAGAAAT CTCAAGAACTTGGAGGAGACTAAGAGTAGTTTGAAGGACATCGACCTTGATGAGAGCCGGAAGCGGGAAGTAGCAGCTGCTCTGCATGTGTGCTTTAAAGACTGGTTATATG CTTCAGGAAATATACGTCAACTATACTGTCTTCAAGGCGAATAG